CAGGCTCCGCCCTCGCGCCGCCCGTGGCCGTAGCCGAGCACGAATCCTGTGACCAGCAGCCCGAGCGCGTCGCCGGAGCCGCCCGCCAGGAAGGCGCCGGGGTCGTCGCGCAGGGCGCGGGCGATCGACTCCAGGCGGTCCGCGACCTCGCCGTATGCCGATGCGTCGGATGCGGCGACGGTCTGCGTGGCTGCCTCGGGCGCGAGGGGAGACTCGTCGGGAGCGCTCTCTTCGACGACGGGCGCGTCGTGGGCGAAGAGCGCCTGGGCGGGCGGCGCCTCTTCCGCCTCCGCGATGAACGGTGGCCACTGGGGCTCGGCGGATGACGCGGCTTCGGGCGCGGAGTCGCCCCACGGACCCGCTTCTTCTGCAGAGGGCGTCTCGGCCCACGGCGCCACGTCGTGCGGCGCCGGCTTTTCGGCCCATGGCGCGGCCTCGGCGGGAGCGGGCGACTCGACCCAGGCGCCGGCTTGCTCGGGCGCGGGGGTTTCGGCCCACGGCGCTTCGTCGGCCACGGTCGTTTCCGTCCATGGCGCGGTCTCCTCGGCGGCGGCCGGCTCGCTCCACGGCTCGTCGGCGGAGGCCCACGGCATCGCCTCGTCGGGCGCGGCGGTGTCCTGCGCGGCTTCCTCGGAGGCCGGCTGCGCGCCACCCGCGTCCCATCCGGCCCATCCCGCCATCTCGTCCGCATCGGCGACGGGCTCGGCGGCGTGGACGCGCGGGCCCCCGGCGGGCATCTCCAGCCAGGGGAAGTCCTCGGCGGCGGGGGGCGCGGCGGCCTCCCACTGCTGCGCTCCCGCCTCTTCCGCGTCGAAGCCGTGCTGCGGAAGGTCGCCCTCCGGATCGCCTGGGTCGTGGGCGGGGAGCGGGACCTCCATCGTGAACTCGTCCGGCGCGGGCTCCGCGGGGGCGGAGGGCGCGGAACGCGGCGCCGGCGGCATGAACGGCGGAAACACGAAGGCGTTGGGCGCGGAATCGCCCGGGAGTGCGCTCATGGAGGCTGCCCGAAAGAGGAGTTGAGGCGGGGCCGTGCGTGGGTGGATTCGCACGGAACGTACGTGCTGCGGCGGCGCGTTGTCAACGACGCCGGTGCCCCCGCGGGAGCGCTGGCGCCAGGGATCAGCCGCCGGGCGGACGCTCGTCCACCCACCCGAAGCGTCCCAGGAGCGGTACAAAGGTGCAGTCCAGCACCTCTTCCGTCGTCACTTCCCCGCCTCGCTTGGCCACCAGCACCAGCCGCTGCGCCTCCCGCGTCCCCACCGGCACCAGCATCTTGCCGCCGTCGGCGAGCTGGTCCACCAGCGGCTGAGGGACGTCCGGCGCGGCGGCGGCCACCAGGATGGCGTCGTACGGCGCGTAGCGGCTCCACCCGATCGTGCCGTCGCCCACCAGGATCGCCACGTTGGAGATCCTCATCCCGTCCAGCGCCTCTCGCGCGCGCGCCGCCAGCTCGGGGATGCGCTCCACCGAGTACACGCGGTCCGCGAGCTGCGCCAGCACCGCCGTCTGGTGCCCGCTCCCCGTGCCGATCTCCAGCACCTTGTCGCGCGGGCCGATCTCCAGGAGCTGCATGTACATCGCCTGCAGCGACGGCTGCGACGCCGTCTGCCCGAAGCCGATGGGCACGGGCGCGTCCTCGTACGCGCGGTGCGAAACCGCGTGCGGAACGAAGGCGTGGCGCGGGATCTGGTCGAAGGCGCGCAGCACTTCCAGGTTGCGGATCCCCTTCTCCTGCATCCGCCCGATCAGCGCCCGCCGCTGCGCGTTGAAGCGCTCCGTGCTCATGCCGTGAGCTCCCACTCGGCCACGTTGCGCAGCAGGGCGTGGTTGGTGAGGTCCAGGTGGAGCGGCGTCACCGAGATGTACCCTTCGTCGACCGCGTGGTAGTCCGTCCCCTCCAGCGAAGTCCACTCGATGCTCCCGCCGCCGATCCAGTAGTACGGCTTGCCGCTGGGGTCGGTGCCCTGCGTGA
This genomic window from Longimicrobium sp. contains:
- a CDS encoding protein-L-isoaspartate(D-aspartate) O-methyltransferase; protein product: MSTERFNAQRRALIGRMQEKGIRNLEVLRAFDQIPRHAFVPHAVSHRAYEDAPVPIGFGQTASQPSLQAMYMQLLEIGPRDKVLEIGTGSGHQTAVLAQLADRVYSVERIPELAARAREALDGMRISNVAILVGDGTIGWSRYAPYDAILVAAAAPDVPQPLVDQLADGGKMLVPVGTREAQRLVLVAKRGGEVTTEEVLDCTFVPLLGRFGWVDERPPGG